A window from Strix uralensis isolate ZFMK-TIS-50842 chromosome 15, bStrUra1, whole genome shotgun sequence encodes these proteins:
- the RPS13 gene encoding small ribosomal subunit protein uS15 has protein sequence MGRMHAPGKGLSQSALPYRRSVPTWLKLTSDDVKEQIYKLAKKGLTPSQIGVILRDSHGVAQVRFVTGNKILRILKSKGLAPDLPEDLYHLIKKAVAVRKHLERNRKDKDAKFRLILIESRIHRLARYYKTKRVLPPNWKYESSTASALVA, from the exons ATGGGTCGCATGCACGCTCCCGG GAAGGGCTTGTCCCAGTCAGCCTTGCCCTACAGACGCAGTGTGCCTACG TGGCTGAAACTTACTTCTGATGATGTCAAGGAACAGATCTACAAGCTGGCTAAAAAAGGCCTGACTCCCTCGCAGATTG GTGTGATCCTGAGGGATTCCCATGGTGTTGCCCAGGTTCGCTTTGTTACTGGCAACAAAATCTTGAGAATCCTTAAATCGAAGGGACTGGCCCCAGACCTTCCAGAGGATCTTTATCACTTGATCAAGAAAGCTGTTGCTGTTCGCAAGCATcttgagagaaacagaaag GATAAAGATGCCAAGTTCCGCCTGATTCTGATTGAAAGCAGAATCCATAGGTTGGCTCGCTACTACAAAACTAAGAGAGTGCTGCCGCCCAATTGGAAGTA tgaATCATCAACAGCTTCTGCCCTGGTCGCATAA